In the genome of Coraliomargarita algicola, one region contains:
- a CDS encoding iron chelate uptake ABC transporter family permease subunit, whose product MLDTITDVLFLKDHNTRVVVISVMLLGVSSGVIGAFLLLRKRSLMGDVLSHATLPGLGLAFATMTALGYSGKSLPGLLLGATISGALGLLLMLAIRSTTRLRDDVAMGFVLSVFFGLGVAVLGMVQKMPGANAAGLESFIYGKTASMVLQDAQLIGGVALLISVLAVLFKKEFTLICFDDGYAAAQGWPVILLDVVMLALVTCVTVIGLQAVGLILIIAFLIIPATAARFWTHRLEYMILLAALIGALSGWLGASFSGIFGNMPAGAIIVLVAATIFLFSMFFGRARGLVPRLQDQLRLKRRVGRQHLLRAAYEILEQQPGPLANVPVDRNSLFEHRSWSRREFNRFLAHAQVEDHLETCTDDEILLSESGFGEAARMTRNHRLWELYLIRHADIAPSHVDRDADMVEHILGAEMVRQLEVELGNPGHFSSSPHTISSK is encoded by the coding sequence ATGCTAGATACCATCACTGATGTCCTTTTTCTTAAGGATCATAACACCCGGGTGGTTGTTATTAGCGTGATGCTGTTAGGGGTGTCATCCGGAGTGATTGGAGCATTCTTACTGCTACGTAAACGCTCCCTGATGGGGGACGTGCTTTCTCATGCCACGCTGCCGGGGCTTGGTTTGGCTTTTGCCACCATGACTGCTTTGGGCTATTCTGGAAAGAGTTTGCCGGGGCTGCTTCTGGGCGCGACAATTTCCGGAGCGCTCGGGCTGCTGCTGATGCTTGCTATTCGCTCGACTACCCGTCTGCGCGACGATGTGGCGATGGGCTTTGTTTTGAGTGTTTTCTTTGGGCTCGGGGTTGCTGTGCTCGGTATGGTTCAGAAAATGCCCGGTGCCAATGCCGCCGGGCTGGAGTCTTTTATCTATGGTAAAACTGCCTCCATGGTGCTTCAGGATGCACAACTGATCGGTGGCGTGGCTCTGTTGATTAGCGTGTTAGCGGTGCTGTTCAAAAAAGAGTTCACTCTCATTTGCTTTGACGATGGCTACGCCGCCGCTCAAGGCTGGCCGGTGATCTTACTGGATGTGGTGATGCTTGCGCTTGTCACATGTGTCACTGTGATCGGCCTGCAGGCGGTCGGACTCATCTTAATTATCGCGTTCCTGATTATCCCTGCCACGGCCGCGCGTTTCTGGACGCACCGGCTCGAATATATGATTCTATTGGCGGCTTTGATCGGAGCGCTGAGTGGTTGGCTGGGTGCCTCCTTTAGTGGTATTTTTGGTAATATGCCTGCCGGTGCCATCATCGTGCTGGTCGCCGCGACAATATTCTTGTTTAGCATGTTTTTTGGCCGAGCCCGGGGACTTGTGCCGCGCCTACAGGATCAGCTCCGGCTGAAACGTCGCGTCGGTCGTCAGCATTTGTTGCGGGCCGCTTATGAAATTCTAGAGCAGCAACCCGGCCCACTGGCCAATGTGCCAGTGGACCGAAACTCTCTGTTCGAGCATCGCTCATGGTCACGGCGTGAGTTTAACCGCTTTCTTGCCCACGCTCAAGTCGAGGATCATTTAGAAACTTGCACCGACGATGAGATTCTTCTGTCAGAATCAGGCTTTGGAGAGGCTGCGCGTATGACGCGGAATCATCGGCTTTGGGAGCTTTATTTAATTCGCCATGCCGACATCGCACCGAGTCACGTCGATCGCGATGCGGATATGGTCGAGCACATTCTCGGAGCTGAAATGGTCCGTCAGCTCGAAGTCGAGCTGGGCAACCCGGGGCATTTCTCAAGCAGCCCGCATACGATCAGTTCCAAATGA
- a CDS encoding metal ABC transporter solute-binding protein, Zn/Mn family produces MESNTIISWNRAGKLSCCLLAAVAVLVSGCVPQDAQDDLVASPRLEYPYQVGTTVAMLTDVVRKVAGEKAQVKGIIGEGIDPHLYKPTSSDVKLLQASDIIFYSGLNLEGKMGDVLVRMATSGKPVIAVTETLLNDGSYVMTDEADHYDPHVWMDVGGWIQATQVIGESLARFDPDQAELYRKNTQSYTAELERLHAYGKRAFATIPESQRVLVTAHDAFNYMGRAYGLQVRGIQGISTESEAGLKDINDLVDFLVDHQIPAVFVESSVSQKNVRALIEGARAKGHDVQIGGELFSDAMGETGTYEGTYIGMLDHNITTIVRALGGEAPRQGLNGQLTSH; encoded by the coding sequence ATGGAATCAAATACAATTATCAGTTGGAACCGTGCGGGCAAACTTAGCTGCTGTCTACTGGCAGCGGTCGCTGTTTTAGTTTCTGGCTGTGTTCCGCAGGATGCGCAGGACGATTTGGTTGCTTCGCCGCGTTTGGAATATCCTTATCAAGTGGGCACTACAGTGGCCATGCTCACGGATGTGGTGCGTAAGGTGGCCGGTGAAAAGGCACAAGTTAAGGGGATTATCGGCGAAGGTATTGATCCCCACTTGTATAAGCCGACTTCTTCGGATGTGAAGCTTCTGCAGGCATCGGATATCATCTTCTATAGTGGTTTGAATCTCGAGGGAAAAATGGGTGACGTGCTGGTTCGCATGGCGACTTCGGGTAAGCCAGTCATTGCAGTTACTGAGACGCTACTCAACGATGGTAGCTATGTGATGACGGACGAAGCCGATCATTATGATCCACATGTGTGGATGGATGTCGGAGGCTGGATTCAAGCGACTCAAGTGATTGGTGAGTCCTTGGCTCGATTCGATCCGGATCAAGCTGAGTTATACCGAAAAAATACCCAATCTTATACGGCAGAATTGGAGCGGCTTCATGCATACGGCAAGCGGGCCTTTGCGACCATTCCGGAAAGTCAGCGTGTTTTGGTGACTGCTCACGATGCGTTTAATTACATGGGGCGCGCCTATGGACTTCAGGTGCGTGGTATACAAGGTATCAGCACTGAATCGGAAGCAGGTTTGAAGGATATTAATGATCTGGTGGACTTTCTGGTGGATCACCAGATTCCCGCTGTATTCGTCGAAAGTTCCGTTTCTCAGAAAAACGTACGTGCGCTGATTGAAGGCGCACGGGCGAAAGGTCACGATGTTCAAATCGGCGGTGAATTGTTTTCTGATGCCATGGGGGAAACGGGCACCTATGAAGGCACTTACATTGGTATGCTCGATCATAATATCACTACCATCGTTCGCGCTCTTGGTGGCGAGGCCCCCCGGCAGGGGCTCAACGGCCAGCTCACGTCTCATTAA
- a CDS encoding ABC transporter ATP-binding protein has translation MKPSSLSTEPARRKAAASIPHPEHPKDCPLAIHDLTVAYHRKPVIWDIELNIPEGSLVAVVGPNGAGKSTLLKACLDLIPKTSGWAHVYGKPYAKQRHLVGYVPQRESVDWDFPVSALDVVAMGTYRELGWFKKVGKKERARALEAMEQVGIGDYAHRQISQLSGGQQQRVFLARALVQNAQVYFMDEPFAAVDAATEQAIVELLKALRDRGKTCIVVHHDLATVSKYFDWVVLLNMRVVASGPTREVFTRDNLRKTYGGKLDLLENASIALSQI, from the coding sequence ATGAAACCGAGTTCTCTATCTACTGAACCAGCGAGGCGCAAAGCTGCTGCCTCTATCCCGCATCCTGAACACCCTAAGGATTGTCCGCTGGCTATTCATGATCTCACGGTGGCCTATCATCGTAAGCCCGTGATTTGGGATATTGAGCTTAATATCCCGGAAGGCAGTCTCGTTGCGGTTGTCGGGCCCAATGGTGCAGGCAAGAGTACACTGCTCAAAGCCTGTTTGGATCTCATTCCGAAGACCTCCGGGTGGGCGCATGTGTATGGCAAGCCTTACGCCAAGCAGCGACACCTTGTCGGTTATGTACCGCAGCGTGAAAGTGTGGATTGGGACTTTCCCGTTAGCGCGCTTGATGTGGTTGCGATGGGGACTTACCGTGAGCTGGGATGGTTTAAGAAGGTCGGTAAAAAGGAACGTGCCCGTGCGCTGGAAGCGATGGAGCAAGTGGGCATCGGTGATTATGCGCACCGACAGATTAGTCAGCTTTCCGGGGGGCAACAGCAGCGGGTGTTTCTGGCGCGGGCTCTCGTTCAGAATGCGCAGGTCTATTTCATGGACGAGCCTTTTGCCGCGGTAGATGCCGCTACGGAACAGGCAATTGTAGAGCTATTGAAGGCATTGCGCGATCGCGGGAAGACATGCATCGTCGTTCATCACGACCTGGCGACTGTTTCCAAATATTTTGATTGGGTGGTGTTATTGAATATGCGTGTGGTGGCATCTGGCCCAACTAGGGAAGTCTTTACCAGAGATAATTTACGTAAGACCTATGGTGGTAAACTCGATTTACTCGAAAACGCTTCCATTGCTCTGAGCCAAATTTGA
- a CDS encoding lamin tail domain-containing protein — protein MFNQNMLRRSLLISGALVVGSTLSAHELLLTELLSNQESAGGEDFWELTNVGTAAVDLSGWSWDDDSQTAGVVEIPQGTQIAPGESVIFTSADASVFRTWWGLDASVQVIVDPDAPGLGGGDGIALFDDEDQLVLFFSYDVDGFTLSDGSSALGDHAGLSAGGLSKTQSLVIDPRYGIYSPRYTYADGLTLGTRASTIDAGDLASPGIVSEQTFADVLILTELLSNQEYASGEDFWELTNVGLLPIDLGAWSWDDNSETAGVVPIPAGTFIQSGESIIFTAADASVFRNWWGIAESVQILSDASAPGFGKNDGVALFDDADNQIFFFSYEAGGFTLSDGSGSAGEHAGPSAGGTLDSQSLVIDPAFGSESPRYTFATTESALHASDFGSPGRSGLLDAGSSGPAFDLSVVVSPSTFAESAANPAAVGTVTRSGDTTTDLLVELTSSDAGEASVPVAVTILAGHASADFDVTAVDDSFPDGSQSVTVTAIASDANSGTADLVVEDDGDVLSINVLLTEVLTSESDGAPSGAEDYWELTNFGDSTVDLSGYSWHDSGRSAVSAEAWALPEGSQIAAGESVIFTESDPAVFRAWWGLDASVQVFQSLGAPGLGKGDGVSFFDDAGNEIFFFSYAGGGFELEDGSEMSLASEHAGVAGGGDATVALVWVPSSGTESPRYTAATGSNFGTFTAVAPASEIGSPGNQGVIIPSISIGDASIAEGDAGTVVLSMPVVRNVSDTAFTVDYAVTGGSASAGVDYITLDAGTLSFTAGGTFEQSIDVTVNGDAITEPDETIVITLSNLVDSVGSTIIKNASGTGTIINDDAVAPSIAAQPGSTTIASGGVTTLRVRAEGLPQPTVQWYIGESGDISQPVIGATSATFITSVLAEDTHYWARVTNSAGSVDSDTVTVSVVAGVSSVDLSTYVRVGRYDLPEPTRTALPEGTPAHNLLTQEASGVAYNWDTDTLFIVCDGGRSITQVSKTGELIDTMTMALGASAQGTDFYDPEGITYIGDGEFVFAEERDRQLVRFTYAAGTTLSRADTKTVKIGTFVDNTGTEGLSYDPLTEGFICLKEISPLGIFHTTVDFDAGTASNGSATTENSVNLFDPSLAGMSDFADVFALSNLPAMSGQAQEGNLLLLGQEDARIVNIDRAGNILSTLNITSDLGNPLSIANQQHEGLTMDAAGNLYVVSENGGGDSDHPQLWVYAPATLENQAPTDVVLENTVYSILENSSTTFALKLADVVIVDDGLGSNEFTITGADAAYFEIDGFELFLKAGTVLDFESKESYTVTIEVVDSSLGGHPDVSTSYTLEVGDQVVELAPAPALIISEIAPWSSGDSPIGVDWFELTNTSGAAVDITGWKMDDGSGSFANAVALSGISSIAAGESVIFLETDDLPTTEALFLSTWFGDSAPAELQLGSYDGSGIGLSSNGDGVHLYDATGALQASVTFGASPATAPFSTFDNSQGIDAGDVELLSVAGYQGAFIAANDVNEIGSPGVAAAGQLVISEVAPWSSGNSPLGADWFEVTNIGARTVDITDWKMDDGSESPVAAVPLMGITGIAPGESVIFIELVTNLTDAKTAFVNLWFDGELPAGLQIGGYSGSGVGLSSGGDAVNLYDTNNVRRANVAFGASASGPYATFDNAAGLNVAIVSQLSSLGVNGAFQAANHADEIGSPGTIARIVSGAYHAWVEQYPELDLEDTGALVNGNVLPNLLLFAFGLDPDVNHTGVTLELGEGGLVQRGSEVLSLQEVGETLEFSICFLRRCDASQLGIRYIAEFSSDLVEWTAASSAPAVLDTDGEVEVVEVSSPIVDTDAQFARIRVVQN, from the coding sequence ATGTTTAATCAAAATATGCTTCGCCGTTCACTTCTGATTTCAGGTGCACTTGTTGTCGGATCGACGCTATCAGCTCATGAACTTCTGCTTACGGAGTTACTATCCAATCAGGAATCTGCTGGAGGTGAGGATTTTTGGGAACTGACGAATGTCGGCACTGCCGCAGTTGATTTATCTGGCTGGTCGTGGGACGATGATAGCCAAACCGCCGGAGTCGTTGAAATTCCTCAGGGCACTCAGATCGCTCCCGGGGAATCGGTCATCTTTACATCGGCGGATGCATCTGTTTTTCGCACTTGGTGGGGCTTGGATGCCAGTGTGCAGGTGATTGTGGATCCGGATGCACCCGGCTTGGGCGGGGGCGACGGGATCGCCTTATTTGACGATGAGGATCAGTTGGTTTTGTTTTTTAGCTACGACGTGGATGGCTTTACGCTTTCAGACGGAAGCTCGGCTCTGGGGGATCATGCGGGGCTGTCAGCTGGTGGTTTATCAAAAACTCAATCGTTGGTGATCGATCCTAGGTATGGAATTTATTCGCCGCGTTACACCTATGCCGATGGGCTGACTTTAGGCACGCGTGCATCGACCATAGATGCGGGCGATTTGGCTTCTCCAGGAATTGTCAGCGAACAAACTTTTGCAGATGTTCTGATTTTGACCGAGTTGCTATCCAATCAGGAATACGCTTCCGGGGAGGACTTTTGGGAGCTGACGAATGTAGGATTACTTCCGATCGATCTAGGTGCTTGGTCTTGGGATGATAATAGTGAAACTGCGGGTGTGGTTCCCATCCCAGCCGGGACATTCATTCAATCCGGAGAGTCGATCATCTTTACCGCGGCAGATGCTTCGGTGTTTCGTAATTGGTGGGGGATCGCGGAGAGTGTTCAAATTCTCAGCGATGCTAGCGCACCTGGCTTCGGTAAGAATGATGGTGTTGCTTTGTTTGATGATGCGGATAATCAAATCTTTTTCTTTAGCTATGAGGCCGGGGGCTTTACGCTATCCGATGGCAGTGGCTCCGCGGGTGAACATGCGGGCCCATCGGCAGGGGGCACACTGGATTCTCAATCTTTGGTGATCGATCCTGCATTTGGCAGCGAGTCGCCGCGATATACCTTTGCAACTACGGAATCTGCGCTTCATGCAAGTGATTTCGGTAGTCCCGGTCGCAGTGGACTATTGGATGCCGGGAGTAGTGGCCCAGCGTTTGATCTGAGTGTGGTGGTGTCTCCTAGCACCTTTGCCGAGAGTGCGGCTAACCCCGCTGCTGTAGGAACCGTCACACGTAGTGGGGATACTACTACAGATTTATTAGTTGAGCTGACTTCCAGCGACGCGGGTGAAGCGAGTGTGCCTGTTGCGGTGACCATTCTTGCTGGGCATGCGTCGGCAGATTTCGATGTCACGGCAGTCGATGATAGTTTTCCAGACGGTTCGCAGTCCGTCACGGTGACTGCAATTGCCAGCGACGCGAATTCTGGCACTGCAGATCTGGTGGTCGAGGATGATGGAGATGTTTTATCGATCAATGTATTACTGACTGAGGTGTTGACCAGCGAGTCGGATGGTGCGCCCAGCGGTGCTGAGGATTATTGGGAACTGACAAACTTTGGGGACAGCACCGTGGACCTGAGTGGCTATAGTTGGCATGATAGTGGTCGTTCTGCGGTGTCGGCTGAAGCATGGGCCTTGCCGGAGGGCAGTCAAATTGCTGCAGGCGAGTCTGTGATTTTCACCGAATCTGATCCCGCCGTATTTCGTGCGTGGTGGGGCTTGGATGCCAGTGTGCAAGTTTTTCAGTCGCTTGGAGCGCCGGGCTTGGGGAAGGGCGATGGAGTTTCGTTCTTTGATGACGCCGGTAATGAAATTTTCTTCTTCAGTTATGCGGGCGGTGGCTTCGAACTAGAGGACGGTTCTGAAATGAGCCTAGCCAGTGAACATGCGGGTGTTGCGGGGGGCGGTGATGCGACCGTCGCATTGGTCTGGGTGCCATCTTCGGGCACTGAGAGTCCACGTTACACGGCCGCTACGGGAAGCAACTTTGGCACGTTCACTGCGGTTGCGCCCGCTTCCGAAATCGGCTCGCCGGGAAATCAAGGTGTGATCATTCCCTCGATCAGTATCGGAGATGCCTCGATCGCCGAGGGGGATGCGGGAACGGTGGTTCTTTCTATGCCAGTGGTGCGTAATGTTTCAGATACCGCATTCACTGTGGACTATGCCGTGACAGGAGGCAGTGCAAGTGCTGGAGTGGACTATATAACTTTAGACGCGGGAACGCTGAGCTTTACGGCTGGGGGCACTTTCGAGCAGTCGATCGATGTGACTGTGAATGGAGATGCAATTACAGAGCCGGATGAGACGATTGTGATCACTCTGTCTAATCTGGTGGATAGTGTTGGAAGCACCATTATTAAGAACGCCAGTGGTACCGGCACCATCATTAATGATGACGCGGTGGCACCGAGCATCGCGGCTCAGCCTGGCAGCACGACCATTGCAAGTGGTGGTGTCACGACATTGAGAGTTCGTGCCGAAGGTTTACCACAGCCCACTGTTCAATGGTATATCGGAGAGTCGGGAGATATTAGTCAGCCCGTGATTGGTGCGACTAGTGCTACATTCATCACTTCGGTGCTTGCTGAAGATACTCACTATTGGGCGCGCGTGACGAATAGTGCGGGTAGTGTGGATTCAGATACAGTGACCGTATCGGTAGTGGCTGGAGTGAGCTCTGTTGACTTATCTACCTATGTGCGTGTCGGCCGTTACGATCTGCCTGAACCTACGCGCACTGCCTTGCCCGAGGGGACGCCCGCGCATAATCTTTTGACGCAAGAGGCCTCTGGTGTCGCTTACAACTGGGATACGGATACACTCTTCATTGTTTGCGATGGTGGTCGTTCTATTACGCAAGTCTCTAAGACCGGGGAGTTGATCGATACCATGACTATGGCCTTAGGCGCGAGTGCTCAAGGCACCGACTTTTATGATCCAGAGGGGATCACATATATTGGCGATGGAGAGTTTGTATTCGCAGAGGAGCGCGACCGTCAATTGGTCCGGTTCACATACGCTGCAGGCACTACTTTGTCGCGGGCGGATACGAAAACGGTAAAAATCGGCACCTTTGTTGATAACACCGGGACTGAAGGACTGTCGTATGATCCACTGACTGAAGGCTTCATTTGTCTGAAGGAGATTTCACCTCTGGGCATTTTTCACACGACTGTTGATTTCGATGCCGGCACTGCGTCGAATGGTTCGGCTACGACCGAGAATTCAGTTAATCTGTTTGATCCTTCACTGGCTGGCATGTCCGATTTCGCGGATGTGTTTGCCTTGTCAAACTTGCCTGCGATGAGCGGCCAAGCTCAGGAAGGGAACTTGCTGTTGTTAGGGCAAGAAGATGCACGCATCGTCAATATCGATCGTGCGGGAAATATCTTGAGCACACTGAATATTACCTCCGACTTGGGGAATCCTTTATCCATCGCGAACCAACAGCACGAGGGCTTGACGATGGATGCGGCCGGAAATCTCTATGTTGTCAGCGAGAACGGTGGCGGTGATAGTGATCATCCACAGCTCTGGGTGTATGCGCCGGCGACTCTGGAGAATCAGGCTCCGACAGATGTGGTTCTTGAGAATACGGTTTATTCTATCTTGGAGAATAGCAGCACCACTTTTGCGCTGAAACTGGCAGACGTCGTCATCGTGGATGACGGCTTGGGCAGCAATGAGTTCACGATCACCGGCGCGGATGCCGCCTATTTTGAGATCGACGGTTTTGAGTTATTCTTAAAGGCCGGCACAGTTTTGGATTTTGAGTCAAAGGAGTCTTATACGGTGACGATCGAGGTGGTTGACAGCTCGCTCGGTGGCCATCCTGATGTGTCCACTTCGTATACTCTGGAAGTGGGGGATCAAGTGGTGGAGCTTGCGCCAGCTCCTGCATTGATCATCTCCGAGATCGCGCCATGGTCGAGCGGTGATAGCCCGATCGGGGTAGACTGGTTTGAGCTCACAAACACCAGTGGGGCGGCGGTTGATATCACCGGTTGGAAAATGGATGATGGTTCGGGTAGTTTCGCTAATGCAGTCGCTTTGAGTGGCATTAGTTCGATTGCTGCGGGCGAATCGGTGATATTCCTAGAAACAGACGACTTACCGACAACTGAAGCTCTTTTCCTCAGCACTTGGTTTGGAGACAGTGCTCCTGCTGAGTTGCAGCTTGGCAGTTATGATGGTTCTGGCATCGGGCTGAGTTCTAATGGCGATGGGGTGCATCTTTATGATGCAACGGGAGCCTTGCAAGCGAGTGTGACTTTTGGGGCTTCACCTGCTACGGCACCATTCTCCACTTTTGATAATTCGCAGGGGATCGATGCCGGAGATGTCGAGCTATTGAGTGTGGCTGGATATCAGGGGGCCTTCATTGCTGCCAATGATGTGAATGAAATTGGTTCTCCTGGAGTGGCTGCTGCGGGGCAGCTGGTGATTTCGGAAGTGGCTCCGTGGAGTAGTGGTAACAGTCCGCTGGGTGCTGATTGGTTTGAAGTGACTAATATTGGAGCACGCACCGTCGATATTACTGACTGGAAGATGGATGATGGATCCGAGTCGCCTGTAGCCGCGGTACCGCTGATGGGAATCACCGGTATCGCGCCAGGCGAGTCGGTGATCTTTATAGAACTGGTGACTAATCTCACGGATGCGAAAACCGCATTCGTGAATCTCTGGTTTGATGGCGAGCTGCCTGCGGGGCTCCAGATCGGTGGCTACTCGGGCTCGGGTGTGGGCTTAAGCTCCGGCGGAGATGCAGTTAATCTGTATGACACCAATAACGTCCGCCGCGCCAATGTTGCTTTTGGAGCTTCCGCGTCGGGCCCGTATGCGACATTTGACAATGCGGCTGGCCTCAACGTGGCGATTGTTTCGCAGCTCAGTTCACTGGGAGTGAATGGTGCCTTTCAGGCCGCGAATCATGCGGATGAGATCGGCTCGCCGGGCACGATTGCACGTATTGTCAGCGGGGCGTATCATGCATGGGTCGAGCAATATCCAGAATTGGACCTGGAAGACACGGGAGCCTTGGTCAATGGAAATGTGCTGCCTAATTTACTCTTGTTTGCCTTCGGCTTGGATCCGGATGTGAATCACACTGGTGTCACGCTCGAGCTGGGCGAGGGCGGACTTGTGCAGCGTGGCTCTGAGGTGTTGTCATTGCAAGAAGTGGGAGAGACTCTTGAGTTCTCGATCTGCTTCCTGCGACGTTGCGATGCCTCACAGCTTGGAATTCGTTACATCGCCGAATTTAGTTCCGATTTGGTCGAATGGACGGCTGCATCGAGCGCGCCCGCGGTCTTAGATACAGATGGCGAAGTCGAAGTGGTTGAGGTGTCTTCACCTATCGTTGATACGGATGCACAGTTTGCACGTATCCGAGTCGTGCAAAATTAA
- the mntR gene encoding manganese-binding transcriptional regulator MntR, translating into MTKTTKSARQSLTYSRSSEAQAKAMKATREQHLKETAQDYLEAIFDLIEQTGEARVVDLANRLGISHATVIQTIRRLQRDGFVTSEPYRSIFLTDAGRAIAEDARHRHAVTVALLRKLGVSAEIAEVDAEGMEHHVSKETLQAFENFVGKLEA; encoded by the coding sequence ATGACGAAAACAACGAAATCAGCACGGCAATCACTGACCTACTCTCGTAGCTCCGAGGCGCAGGCAAAAGCGATGAAAGCGACCCGTGAACAGCATTTAAAGGAAACCGCTCAAGACTACCTTGAAGCCATCTTTGACCTGATAGAACAGACTGGCGAGGCCCGCGTGGTAGACCTCGCGAATCGTCTGGGCATTTCGCATGCCACAGTCATCCAGACCATACGCCGCTTGCAACGCGATGGCTTTGTCACCAGCGAGCCCTACCGCTCTATTTTCCTAACCGACGCAGGACGTGCGATTGCAGAGGATGCACGCCATCGCCATGCCGTAACTGTCGCACTCTTAAGAAAGCTCGGAGTCAGCGCGGAAATCGCAGAAGTGGATGCCGAAGGCATGGAGCATCACGTCAGTAAAGAGACACTCCAAGCCTTCGAGAACTTTGTAGGTAAGCTAGAGGCATAG